From the genome of Delphinus delphis chromosome 8, mDelDel1.2, whole genome shotgun sequence, one region includes:
- the FANCF gene encoding Fanconi anemia group F protein — MEPLLQHLERFSEVLAVSRTTHVSTWDPVTVRRALQWARYLRHIHKRFGRHARISKALERRLQNQWKQQDDSGPAPAPGLANFQALGLCDQLLSLRLLANPALGDASFHYLLQQLFPGPGIPDAEEESLQGSLARLARRRAALHMLRFNAYGENPALQEDPLMKTQAELLLRRLQEVGEADAGGPGRLLSSLWERSPQNNFLKVVAAALLLPPSSPRHQEEELKLGSPKTPGEEGQQLLRWLLGKSDVMVAFCRSLPAGLLTLVAGRHPELSRVYLGLLTDWGRQLHYSLQKGLWIGTESQDVPWEELLSRFQSLCQAPPPLKDEVFTALKSCKAQDGDFEVPGLSIWTDLLLSLGSSA, encoded by the coding sequence ATGGAACCGCTCTTGCAGCACCTGGAGCGGTTCTCCGAGGTTCTGGCTGTCTCCCGCACGACCCACGTCAGCACCTGGGACCCCGTGACCGTGCGCAGGGCCCTACAGTGGGCTCGCTACCTGCGCCACATCCACAAGCGCTTTGGCCGCCATGCCCGCATTAGCAAGGCGCTGGAGCGGCGACTGCAAAACCAGTGGAAGCAGCAGGACGACTCTGGGCCTGCTCCAGCCCCGGGGTTGGCGAACTTCCAGGCCTTGGGGCTCTGCGACCAGCTGCTGTCCCTGCGACTGCTGGCGAACCCGGCCCTCGGGGATGCCTCCTTTCACTACCTGCTGCAGCAGCTCTTTCCCGGCCCTGGCATCCCGGACGCCGAGGAGGAGTCTCTCCAAGGCAGCCTGGCCCGCCTCGCCCGCCGCCGGGCCGCTCTTCACATGCTGCGCTTCAACGCCTATGGAGAGAACCCGGCCCTTCAGGAGGACCCACTGATGAAGACCCAGGCGGAGCTGCTGCTGAGGCGTctgcaggaggtgggggaggccgatgcagggggccctggtagGCTTCTCAGCAGCCTGTGGGAGCGCTCGCCCCAGAACAACTTCCTGAAGGTGGTAGCGGCCGCGCTGTTGCTGCCGCCGTCGTCTCCCCggcaccaagaagaggaattgaaACTAGGCAGCCCCAAAACTCCGGGAGAGGAGGGTCAACAGCTGCTTCGCTGGCTTCTGGGGAAATCGGATGTCATGGTTGCTTTTTGCCGCAGCCTCCCAGCCGGGCTTTTAACTTTGGTGGCGGGGCGCCATCCAGAGCTCTCCCGGGTCTATCTGGGCCTGCTAACAGACTGGGGTCGACAGCTGCACTACAGCCTTCAGAAAGGCCTTTGGATTGGAACTGAATCCCAGGATGTGCCCTGGGAGGAGTTGTTGAGCAGGTTTCAAAGCCTCTGTCAGGCCCCTCCACCTCTGAAAGATGAAGTTTTTACTGCCCTGAAGTCCTGTAAGGCTCAAGATGGAGATTTCGAAGTCCCTGGTCTTAGCATCTGGACAGACCTGTTGCTGTCTCTTGGGAGTAGTGCGTGA